The Fusobacterium pseudoperiodonticum DNA window TAGATGTTTTAGTTATAGAAAAAGAAAATAAAGGTGGACAAATAAGTCTAACTAGTGAAGTTGTAAACTATCCAGGTATCCTAGAAATCTCTGGAACTGAGTTTATGACTCAAACTAGAAAACAAGCTGAAGGTTTTGGAGTTAACTTTGTACAAGGTGAAGTTGTAGATATGGACTTTACTAAAGATATAAAAACTATCAAAACTAAAGATGCTGAATACTCAGCACTAAGTGTTGTAATAGCAACAGGGGCAGCACCTAGAAAATTAGGTTTTCCTGGAGAACAAGAATTTACAGGAAGAGGAGTTGCTTACTGTGCAACTTGTGATGGAGAATTCTTTACAGGAATGGATATATTTGTTATTGGAGCAGGATTTGCTGCTGCAGAAGAAGCTATGTTCTTAACAAAATATGGAAAATCTGTAACAATAATAGCAAGAGAACCTGACTTTACTTGTGCTAAATCTATAGGAGATAAAGTAAAAGCACATCCAAAAATTACAACTAAATTCAATACTGAGTTAATTGAATTAACAGGAGATATGAAACCAACAGCTGCTAAATTTAAAAATAATGTAACAGGAGAAATCACTGAGTACAAAGCAAAAGTTGGAGAAACATTTGGAGTATTCGTATTCGTTGGATATGCTCCTTCAAGCCAAATATTCAAAGGACATATTGAAATAGGAGAAGGTGGATTCATACCTACTAATGAAGATTTAATGACTAATGTTAAAGGAGTATTCGCAGTAGGAGACATAAGACCTAAGAGATTAAGACAAGTTGTAACAGCTGTTGCTGATGGAGCTATCGCTGCTACAAGTATAGAAAAATATGTTCATGACTTAAGAGAAGAATTAGGACTTAAGAAAGAAGAAAAAGAAGAACAAAAAACAACATCTATTAAAACAGAAAAAGAACAATTCTTAGATGATGATTTAAGACAACAATTAGTAACAGTTGTTGATAGATTTGAAAATCCAGTAGAAATAGTAGTTTTCAAAAATCCTGCTATCGAAGAATCTTTAGCTATTGAAGAAGCAGTAAAAGATATAGCTTCTATAGCTCCTGAAAAATTAAAATTCTCTTCATACAACGAGGGAGAAAACAAAGAATTAGAAGCTAAGGTAAAAGTTGAAAGAACACCTACTATAGC harbors:
- a CDS encoding FAD-dependent oxidoreductase, whose product is MEKIYDMIIIGGGPAGLSAGIYGGRAKLDVLVIEKENKGGQISLTSEVVNYPGILEISGTEFMTQTRKQAEGFGVNFVQGEVVDMDFTKDIKTIKTKDAEYSALSVVIATGAAPRKLGFPGEQEFTGRGVAYCATCDGEFFTGMDIFVIGAGFAAAEEAMFLTKYGKSVTIIAREPDFTCAKSIGDKVKAHPKITTKFNTELIELTGDMKPTAAKFKNNVTGEITEYKAKVGETFGVFVFVGYAPSSQIFKGHIEIGEGGFIPTNEDLMTNVKGVFAVGDIRPKRLRQVVTAVADGAIAATSIEKYVHDLREELGLKKEEKEEQKTTSIKTEKEQFLDDDLRQQLVTVVDRFENPVEIVVFKNPAIEESLAIEEAVKDIASIAPEKLKFSSYNEGENKELEAKVKVERTPTIAVLDKDGNFSGLKYSSLPSGHELNSFILGLYNVAGPGQKVAPESLEKIEKIDKPVNIKIGISLSCTKCPKTVQATQRIATLNKNIEMEMINIFTFQDFKNRYDIMSVPAIIVDDQHVYFGEKTVEDMLEIINK